The nucleotide sequence TAATATTCTAAACTTGTAACCAAATGAATAATGTTAGTTCAGCGAGTTGACGAAAGTGGCGCGGTTATAATATACATATTTACCGTATACTTCGTTTCCTTTAGAACATTATTGCGTCAAAATAGGAGATATGACAACGTTGCCCAGAGTATCTATTTTTAGAACATAACAGAATCTTTCGACCTTGGCTAGTTTGTTTTCGGCGGTTTGTTTCTCGTtgattttaatataattataTCAACTTGTTCGTCCTGTTGCTTATTGCGTCGTATATTTATTGTGTTCTTTTAATCCTCAAACAAATAGGTAAGTGAAtttctatgttaatatttttattagaagggaaaaatttttaattattttttctttttgatttcgAGATTATTTATTAGCCTATGCACTAAAAgagtaaaatatattaaaaatatttttgataatatttatcAATTCAGTAATTACTTAATTAATCAGTTAAAGAAGTTAAATGCACAACTTTGTTAAGTACATTTTTAAAGAAATCAGTTACTGTTTTCATTTATTGGATAAATTGAGATAAACTTACTAGCACAGCattaaattaaaaagtaattttttgtaatttaaaaaaaaatggtaaatattcaaatatttggACGTCATTGCAATCATTTTTGTGACCACTTGTTTTAAGTTtcaataattgtaaaaataggTACATATATCATTTCAAAGGAATAATGTACTCTTACTAAAAATAaatccatttactcacggtttttgctccaaattttaaacaaccgtttatattgacatgaaatttggcatacacatagctaacaaggctaagaaagaaagtgatattgtgccgatgtgtgcttttgccctagggatgagtttcactccttctcgggggtgaaaaaacatgcTTTTAAAAAAAGGCCGgtgatggataaattgactatttttaagcaactACTTTTGTTCTATAGCCTTTTTcacaagtcaatatttttcgagttatttgcgagtgaatatgtttatttttcaacaaaaaaaaacatgtttttagatggtttttcgcagataactcaaaaagtgaatattttatcggaaaaaaaatattttagcagAAATACAGCTTATACAAAGTGAAAAAACGGTGTATGTATGGGGCCTCTAGACCCAGCATAAGCAGTTttgtagccaatgaaaaatagtttcatattcgtcaaattccaaatcaatatttcaacgtgaaataataaaacaaaatggagaaacttttgaggaaaagtttaaaagtagctttattttcgtttttttttttaagtttctaacatcaaaagtaagcaagttacgctcaaaataaagttagtccgtcttttttgaaaaaaaaaacaatgggaTAACCACCGCGTAATTAGGATCTCAAagaaaattaatcgttaccgcttcacaagttgctttacttatgtattattttgatgatctgtaagtttcatcggttcaaagtgtttatctttgaaaaaattggaaataaagtaaaattttcttaatttttaattttgacaaaaacatgtttttttttcaaaataagttaCAAATTATTATTGATAGGCACCAAAAACCTCAAAGAACAAAAATTTGTAAGCTTTGCTTTTTtgaatacttttttttttattttcagtaaGACAAAAATGGATtcagatatggctgtttaaaattatttgcatacactcgtgattagtgattcGTTCAAGCCCTCTCTACTACAgctcttttaaaaataagcacattGAACCGATGAACTAACAGACCATATAAACAATACGTGCACGAGTAAAGGAACTTGTgaacggtaacgattaattttattttagatgCTAATTATTGGgtgattttcacatttttttttataaaaaaagttaccaACTTTATTtggagcgtaacttgcttacggTTGATGCTAGAAACTCATttagaaacagaaataaagattttttaacactttacaaaagttgtaatgagttttcctcagaaacctttttaatttttggatatttcaagttgaaatattcgttttggaatttgacgaatatcctatttttcattagctagaactgggcttctgctgggtctagagacctcatacatacatcatttttttctcCTTTCTATAGAACCGAAGTTGTTTATAATTAGTCAGtttcatttccggacttattttgaacgtatattttttcaccctcgagaaggggtgaaactcacccccaggtcaaaagcacaccaaattgcatgtcaatctTTTCAATCAAGCTCTTTTTCTTAGCGATGTAGAATATATTTATGCCCTATTTACCTTTTAAAGTACAAAgatatttatttagtagataacTTATACTGAACAAAATTATTTGGCGGATTGCGCGAATAAAGCTCGTATATACTTTAATTCTATATTTTCTATTATAGGAGACCGATTCAGATAACAGCAGTGCTACAAACTTAAGTCAAAAAAATCTCAGGATTCTCACAGAAACTTGTACCGACCACCAGTTAATCCATGAAGTGAAAGATGTTTTAGCCCTCGAGTCAACGATAACTGGGGTACAAGAACATATACACAAttacaataaacaaaaatgtagaaaTACAGGTAATCTCGAACACCCTTACAAAAGAAAACCAAGAAAACCAGATTATTGTTACTACTGTGAAACGGAAGTTCTTAATTTTGGTCGCCATATTATAAGGAACCATTCAATGGAAGTCGATGTGGCTGAAATTATCTCCAAACCAATCAAATCATGTGAAAGAAGAAGTCTATTTGATAAACTCTAGGAAATTTTTTAACTGATGGTGGAAACTGTTTCAAGGCTGTTAGACAGACTTATGTACCAGATCGTGTTCTCATTCATTGTGACAATTGTTTAGGATTTTTCTCTTCCAAACTATTATACCGACATAGAAAAAAATGTGGAAATAGAAGCAATCAAGAGAGGGCACAATTTGCTAGCCAATCAAAAATGTGTCCCAACATTAAAATTGATCATCGACTAAAAGAAGAAATGTTTCTCAGGATGAGAGAGGACAGGATTTCAATGGAAGCCAAGAACGACTTTCTAATTCGTCCATTTGGAACCCGTTGTTTGAAGACGCACCGAGAAAAGCATTTTATAGCAGTTACATCACGCAAAATGAGGGaattgtcaaaaatatttaaagaaaggAGAAAAATAGACCCATCTATATCCACTATGTTTTCAGCATTGCGACCAAAGTATTTGATGACTTTGTTGAAACCACAAAACGAATAGCTTGTTATGATCCTGAAAAAGACTTGTCTCCAAATGTTGCCATGAATATAGTGAGATCACTCAAGCAATGTTGCGATTTTGCAATCACTTTTGCCTATAAGAAACAAACTGCATACTTATCTGTTTCAACTGCTACAATTGAGGCATAGCTTAAAACTTTAATTCATCTATTTGAGGCAAACTGGAGTATTGAGGCCTCAACCCAAGCAGCTAATAATTTAAATCTTAACAAATGGAATAAGGTTACAATAGTTCCACTAGCGAATGGTCTAAAATTGCTAAGATCCCATTTAGTTAAACTTGCTGACGATGCAACGAAAATTCTGCAGAATTATTTGTGACACTACAGTTGAAAATGCACCGCATATTAAAGCGTTTAACAATCTCATTGAATCTGTGTACTGTAGAATAATTTTGCTAAACAGAAAACGTTCTGGAGAATTACAGAGAATGTCCTTTTACACTTATGTTAACTCTATCGGAAATCAAAAATATGAAGAGTTTCAAAAAGCAGTTTCaccttctgaaaaaaaaaaactactaagtTCAATGAAGACAGTAGCCATTAGAGGTAAGACGGGCAGGGGTGTTCCAGTTTTGTTCAACCCCGAGGTACAAAATCATATCGATACTTTGCTTGCGGTTAGAAATGAATTTGTACCAAGGGATAATCCTTACCTATTTGCTCCTGTTAAATCTTCTTCACATTTAATCAGTTACAAAATATTAGGAGAGCACGCAAAATTATCCGTTGCGAAAGATCCTACTTATATAACATCGGCTCGTTTGCGTAAGCATCTGGCAACTTtatcacaattattaaatttatctgatgGAGAGATTGAACAATTAGCTACTTTCATGGGATACAGACAAAACTACAGAAGTTCCTACAGACTGCCAGATGATATTTACCAAACTACTAAAATAGCGAAACTGTTGATGGTAATGGAGAAGGGAACAGCCAACAAATTCAAAGGAAAATCTTTAGATGAAGTAGAAATTGATATGGACAAAAATCTTTTGGAAGATAACTTTTCTGAAAGCGATGTTGATGGTGACGATGAGTTAGTGTTTGCTACATGATGATAGTGAACCATCAACTAGTcaaatacgccagtcaatgggagcaa is from Diabrotica virgifera virgifera chromosome 9, PGI_DIABVI_V3a and encodes:
- the LOC126891734 gene encoding uncharacterized protein LOC126891734, which encodes MQRKFCRIICDTTVENAPHIKAFNNLIESVYCRIILLNRKRSGELQRMSFYTYVNSIGNQKYEEFQKAVSPSEKKKLLSSMKTVAIRGKTGRGVPVLFNPEVQNHIDTLLAVRNEFVPRDNPYLFAPVKSSSHLISYKILGEHAKLSVAKDPTYITSARLRKHLATLSQLLNLSDGEIEQLATFMGYRQNYRSSYRLPDDIYQTTKIAKLLMVMEKGTANKFKGKSLDEVEIDMDKNLLEDNFSESDVDGDDELVFAT